One stretch of Rathayibacter festucae DSM 15932 DNA includes these proteins:
- a CDS encoding DUF1801 domain-containing protein, with product MPRLDASTTAHVDAMHHPRREQIERTREAVLAADERLVESVKWNAPSYAIGAHLVTLRLRPGDRVELILHRGTAPLAGPPLTDAVSDPGHRLDWRAPDRAVLALAPGEDPSWLTPLVAQWLAAVAPR from the coding sequence ATGCCCCGACTCGACGCCTCCACCACCGCGCACGTCGACGCCATGCACCACCCGCGCCGCGAGCAGATCGAGCGCACGCGCGAGGCGGTCCTCGCCGCCGACGAGCGCCTGGTCGAGTCGGTGAAGTGGAACGCCCCGAGCTACGCGATCGGCGCCCACCTGGTGACCCTCCGCCTCCGCCCCGGCGACCGCGTCGAGCTGATCCTGCACCGCGGCACCGCGCCCCTCGCCGGCCCGCCCCTCACCGACGCCGTCTCCGACCCCGGCCACCGCCTCGACTGGCGCGCCCCCGACCGCGCCGTCCTGGCACTCGCCCCCGGCGAGGACCCGTCCTGGCTCACCCCCCTCGTCGCACAGTGGCTGGCGGCCGTCGCCCCGCGCTGA
- a CDS encoding aldo/keto reductase, with product MASRTPRLGLGLAAVGRPAYITAGRDGDLGPPEGRSVDALRARSHELLDTAWDLGVRFFDVARSYGRAEEFLGGWLAEHPERRGELTVESKWGYEYVGDWAMDADVHERKEHSVAMLERQWSATLTALGSAPDRYLVHSITPESPALVDRELLDRLRGLAGSGVAVGLSTSGPEQARTIRLALAIPDSPFSTVQTTWNLLERSAGAALAEAHDAGWTVVVKEALANGRLVGDRAPAVLRGIPGVPEELALGAALGQPWADVVLSGAATPGQLRENVRALAGAVPEGLPAQDPGEYWSERSALAWR from the coding sequence ATGGCATCCCGCACTCCCCGCCTCGGCCTCGGCCTGGCCGCCGTCGGGCGACCGGCCTACATCACCGCCGGGCGCGACGGCGATCTCGGGCCGCCGGAGGGGCGCAGCGTCGACGCCCTCCGCGCGCGGTCGCACGAGCTGCTCGACACCGCGTGGGACCTCGGCGTCCGCTTCTTCGATGTCGCTCGGTCGTACGGGCGCGCGGAGGAGTTCCTCGGCGGGTGGCTGGCGGAGCATCCGGAGCGGCGCGGCGAGCTGACGGTCGAGTCGAAGTGGGGCTACGAGTACGTCGGCGACTGGGCGATGGACGCTGACGTGCACGAGCGCAAGGAGCACTCGGTCGCGATGCTCGAGCGCCAGTGGTCGGCGACGCTCACGGCGCTGGGGAGCGCGCCCGACCGCTACCTCGTGCACTCGATCACTCCGGAGAGCCCGGCGCTCGTCGACCGCGAGCTGCTGGACCGGCTGCGCGGGCTCGCCGGGTCGGGCGTCGCGGTCGGGCTGTCGACGAGCGGACCGGAGCAGGCGCGGACGATCCGGCTCGCCCTGGCGATCCCGGACTCGCCGTTCAGCACGGTGCAGACGACGTGGAACCTGCTCGAGCGCTCGGCCGGCGCGGCGCTCGCCGAGGCGCACGACGCGGGGTGGACCGTGGTGGTCAAGGAGGCGCTCGCGAACGGGCGGCTGGTCGGCGACCGGGCGCCGGCGGTGCTGCGGGGGATACCGGGGGTGCCCGAGGAGCTCGCGCTCGGTGCGGCGCTCGGGCAGCCGTGGGCCGACGTGGTGCTGAGCGGGGCGGCGACTCCGGGGCAGCTGCGGGAGAACGTGCGCGCGCTGGCCGGGGCGGTGCCGGAGGGGCTGCCGGCGCAGGACCCGGGGGAGTACTGGTCCGAGCGGTCGGCGCTGGCCTGGCGCTGA
- a CDS encoding MATE family efflux transporter gives MTTTDRRTLDRSILRLAVPALGALIAEPLFLLTDSALVGHLGAVPLAGLALGGAVLQTIVGLMVFLAYSTTPRVGRALGEGDERRAVAAGIDGGWLALALGAVIAVAGAIAAPALIGLFGAEPAVADAGVRYLSVSMVGIPAMLGVFALTGLLRGFQDTRTPLIIAGGGFAVNAALNAVLIYPAGLGITGSALGTVIAQWGMFGAYAVIALRLARRVGAPLRPHPAGLRASAGSGGWLLLRTASLRAAILLAVAVAGSLGAEELGAFQVAMTLFSTVAFALDAVAIAAQALLGRLLGEGDPARARAVAKRCLTWGIGAGVALGAVIVATSGVLPFVFSSDPEVLRLLPAALVVVGLTAPLGGFVFVLDGVLIGAGDGRYLALSGLANLAVLAPLALLAPLAPEDWRLLALWIAYAAGFLGARALTLGLRFRGDVWLR, from the coding sequence GTGACCACCACCGACCGCCGCACCCTCGACCGCAGCATCCTGCGGCTCGCCGTGCCCGCGCTCGGGGCGCTGATCGCCGAGCCGCTGTTCCTGCTCACCGACTCGGCCCTCGTCGGCCACCTCGGCGCCGTGCCGCTCGCCGGCCTCGCCCTCGGCGGCGCGGTGCTGCAGACGATCGTCGGCCTCATGGTCTTCCTCGCCTACAGCACCACGCCCCGGGTCGGCCGCGCGCTCGGCGAGGGCGACGAGCGCCGCGCGGTCGCGGCCGGCATCGACGGCGGCTGGCTCGCGCTCGCCCTCGGCGCGGTCATCGCGGTCGCCGGAGCCATCGCCGCCCCCGCCCTCATCGGCCTCTTCGGCGCCGAGCCCGCGGTCGCCGACGCGGGCGTCCGCTACCTCTCGGTGAGCATGGTCGGCATCCCCGCGATGCTCGGCGTCTTCGCCCTCACCGGCCTGCTCCGCGGCTTCCAGGACACCCGCACTCCGCTGATCATCGCGGGCGGCGGATTCGCGGTGAACGCGGCTCTCAACGCGGTGCTGATCTACCCCGCCGGCCTGGGGATAACCGGGTCCGCCCTGGGGACGGTGATCGCCCAGTGGGGCATGTTCGGCGCCTACGCGGTGATCGCCCTGCGGCTCGCCCGCCGCGTCGGAGCGCCGCTGCGCCCGCACCCGGCCGGGCTGCGCGCCTCCGCTGGCTCGGGCGGCTGGCTGCTGCTGCGCACCGCCTCGCTGCGCGCCGCCATCCTGCTCGCGGTCGCGGTCGCCGGCTCGCTCGGCGCCGAGGAGCTCGGCGCGTTCCAGGTCGCGATGACGCTGTTCTCCACGGTCGCCTTCGCCCTCGACGCCGTCGCGATCGCGGCGCAGGCGCTGCTCGGCCGCCTCCTCGGCGAGGGTGACCCCGCGCGGGCCCGAGCGGTCGCGAAACGCTGTCTGACCTGGGGAATCGGCGCGGGAGTCGCCCTCGGAGCGGTGATCGTCGCGACGAGCGGAGTGCTCCCGTTCGTCTTCTCGAGCGACCCCGAGGTGCTCCGCCTGCTCCCCGCCGCCCTCGTCGTGGTAGGCCTCACGGCCCCGCTCGGCGGCTTCGTGTTCGTCCTGGACGGCGTGCTGATCGGCGCCGGCGACGGCCGCTACCTCGCCCTGAGCGGCCTCGCGAACCTCGCCGTCCTCGCCCCGCTGGCCCTCCTCGCGCCCCTCGCGCCCGAGGACTGGCGCCTCCTGGCCCTCTGGATCGCCTACGCCGCGGGCTTCCTCGGCGCCCGCGCGCTCACCCTCGGCCTCCGCTTCCGCGGCGACGTCTGGCTCCGCTGA
- a CDS encoding LacI family DNA-binding transcriptional regulator — protein sequence MESSKAVESKSGGASTSRPTLARVASRAGVSPSTASLVFSGSGPVAASTRERVLQAAAELDYAGPDPRAQSLRRGRSGIVGVVVDERVLHAFRDPIKIAMLDGIADVLGGADAGILLLTETEGGSGLLATAPVDAMILVGCSPSVDDSVAVLRRRGVPVVVVEGVSDLGTAVVSLDNREATRTLAEHLRELGHERVAVVSLPFAKDRRRGPIPADWRASPSITAVERLLGAQDVFGDLAVVAAGASTVDEGVAAGQALLGADEPPTAVIAQSDLLAAGVILAAERLGLRVPADVSVVGFDGVQVPGLAAEYDLTTMAQPAVEKGRAAARAVLALIAGDEAEPVRFTSVFHRGTTSAPPR from the coding sequence GTGGAGTCGAGCAAGGCCGTGGAGTCGAAGAGCGGCGGAGCGTCGACGTCGCGCCCGACCCTCGCGCGGGTCGCGAGCCGGGCCGGGGTGTCGCCGTCGACGGCGTCGCTCGTGTTCAGCGGCTCCGGACCGGTCGCGGCGTCGACCCGCGAGCGGGTCCTGCAGGCCGCCGCCGAGCTCGACTACGCGGGACCGGATCCGCGGGCGCAGTCGCTCCGGCGCGGGCGCTCGGGGATCGTCGGGGTCGTCGTCGACGAGCGCGTGCTGCACGCCTTCCGCGACCCGATCAAGATCGCGATGCTCGACGGCATCGCGGACGTGCTCGGCGGGGCCGACGCGGGCATCCTGCTGCTCACCGAGACCGAGGGCGGCTCGGGGCTGCTGGCGACGGCGCCGGTGGACGCGATGATCCTGGTCGGCTGCAGTCCCTCCGTCGACGACTCCGTGGCGGTGCTGCGGCGGCGCGGCGTGCCGGTCGTGGTGGTCGAGGGGGTCTCCGATCTGGGGACCGCCGTCGTCTCGCTCGACAACCGGGAGGCGACCCGGACGCTGGCCGAGCATCTGCGGGAGCTCGGGCACGAGCGCGTCGCCGTCGTCTCGCTGCCGTTCGCGAAGGACCGCCGGCGCGGGCCGATCCCGGCCGACTGGCGCGCGAGCCCGAGCATCACGGCGGTCGAGCGGCTGCTGGGGGCGCAGGACGTCTTCGGCGACCTGGCGGTCGTCGCGGCGGGGGCGAGCACGGTGGACGAGGGTGTCGCGGCCGGGCAGGCGCTGCTCGGTGCGGACGAGCCGCCGACGGCCGTGATCGCGCAGAGTGACCTGCTGGCGGCCGGGGTGATCCTCGCGGCCGAGCGGCTCGGGCTGCGGGTGCCGGCCGACGTGTCGGTGGTCGGCTTCGACGGGGTGCAGGTGCCGGGGCTGGCCGCCGAGTACGACCTGACGACGATGGCGCAGCCCGCGGTGGAGAAGGGCCGGGCCGCGGCCCGTGCCGTGCTCGCGCTGATCGCGGGCGACGAGGCCGAGCCAGTGCGCTTCACCTCCGTCTTCCACCGCGGAACCACGAGCGCGCCGCCGCGCTGA
- a CDS encoding MFS transporter: MPSTTALSRPQLVAWRNAVFTIFVLSGLSIATWVSRTPAIRDELQLPTSGVGLLILSMSIGAIVGLSLSTAIMSALGARRGMVAGLVVCSSGLALLGLAADAFGALPLAFAGMVLLGFGNGAVDVMMNVEGSANEKAFGKTLLPLFHAFFSLGTVLGAILGAAASALAVPVAAHLSGVAVVVVITVSVAIRFVPVRDELDTSGVAVVAKAPVRERVAASLGVWRDRRLVLIGLIMLGMAFAEGSANDWLTLAMVDGHGTDKTTAAVVFGVFVAAMTVGRVLGGPVLDRFGRVPVLRASAGLAIVGILLFILAPVDGLVIAGAVAWGLGCSLGFPVGMSAAAEGPHSAARVSAVAMLGYVAFLVGPPAIGFLGEHFGLLNALFLVLALVVLAGLASPAARPQKEPAERVQDGARA, translated from the coding sequence ATGCCCTCGACCACCGCCCTCAGCCGCCCGCAGCTCGTCGCGTGGCGCAACGCCGTCTTCACGATCTTCGTGCTGAGCGGCCTCTCGATCGCGACCTGGGTCTCGCGCACTCCCGCCATCCGCGACGAGCTGCAGCTCCCCACCTCCGGCGTCGGCCTGCTGATCCTCTCGATGTCGATCGGCGCGATCGTCGGCCTCAGCCTCTCCACCGCGATCATGTCGGCGCTGGGCGCCCGCCGCGGCATGGTCGCCGGACTCGTCGTCTGCTCCTCCGGACTCGCGCTCCTGGGCCTCGCGGCGGACGCGTTCGGCGCGCTCCCCCTCGCCTTCGCGGGCATGGTCCTGCTGGGCTTCGGCAACGGCGCGGTCGACGTGATGATGAACGTCGAGGGCTCCGCGAACGAGAAGGCGTTCGGCAAGACCCTGCTCCCGCTCTTCCACGCCTTCTTCAGCCTCGGCACCGTCCTCGGCGCGATCCTCGGCGCCGCCGCCTCCGCGCTCGCCGTGCCGGTGGCCGCGCACCTCTCGGGGGTCGCCGTCGTCGTGGTGATCACCGTCTCCGTCGCGATCCGCTTCGTCCCCGTCCGCGACGAGCTCGACACCTCCGGGGTCGCCGTCGTCGCGAAGGCGCCGGTCCGCGAGCGCGTCGCCGCCTCGCTCGGCGTCTGGCGCGACCGCCGCCTGGTGCTGATCGGCCTGATCATGCTGGGCATGGCCTTCGCGGAGGGATCGGCCAACGACTGGCTGACCCTCGCCATGGTGGACGGCCACGGCACCGACAAGACCACCGCCGCCGTCGTCTTCGGCGTCTTCGTCGCGGCGATGACCGTCGGCCGGGTGCTCGGCGGCCCCGTGCTCGACCGCTTCGGCCGCGTGCCGGTGCTCCGCGCGTCCGCCGGGCTGGCCATCGTCGGCATCCTGCTCTTCATCCTCGCGCCGGTCGACGGCCTCGTGATCGCCGGCGCCGTCGCCTGGGGCCTGGGTTGCTCGCTCGGCTTCCCGGTCGGCATGTCCGCCGCGGCCGAGGGCCCGCACTCGGCGGCCCGGGTCAGCGCCGTGGCGATGCTCGGCTACGTCGCCTTCCTGGTCGGCCCGCCCGCGATCGGCTTCCTCGGCGAGCACTTCGGCCTCCTCAACGCGCTGTTCCTGGTGCTCGCCCTCGTCGTCCTCGCCGGTCTCGCCTCGCCCGCCGCCCGCCCGCAGAAGGAGCCCGCGGAGCGCGTGCAGGACGGCGCGCGAGCATGA
- a CDS encoding SDR family NAD(P)-dependent oxidoreductase, whose amino-acid sequence MSAPGLEPCRVAVVTGANHGIGAAIAERLAADGLAVLVAFLAEELPEYEPERQRLAHRTDGEQVAERIRAAGGRARAVSADLRDPASAALLLDAAEESLGPVDVLVHNATGSVIDTFRTRPNDWMGRPQRRVDAASIDRVLDIDARAGALLIAELAERLERRGGHGGRIVTLTSGGERGFPGEVSYGAAKAALVNYTISASLELSPLGVTANAVHPPVTDTGWVTDDVREFVAADDAFFDVARPDEVADLVSYLVSPAGRRVTGNVLRMA is encoded by the coding sequence ATGAGCGCCCCCGGCCTCGAGCCCTGCCGCGTCGCCGTCGTCACCGGGGCGAACCACGGCATCGGCGCCGCGATCGCCGAGCGCCTCGCCGCCGACGGTCTGGCCGTTCTGGTCGCCTTCCTCGCCGAGGAGCTGCCGGAGTACGAGCCGGAGCGCCAGCGCCTCGCCCACCGCACCGACGGCGAGCAGGTCGCCGAGCGGATCCGCGCCGCGGGTGGGCGCGCCCGCGCCGTCTCCGCCGACCTCCGCGACCCCGCCTCCGCCGCCCTGCTCCTCGACGCCGCGGAGGAGTCGCTCGGCCCGGTCGACGTCCTCGTGCACAACGCCACCGGCTCGGTCATCGACACCTTCCGCACCCGCCCGAACGACTGGATGGGCCGCCCCCAGCGCCGCGTCGACGCCGCGAGCATCGACCGGGTGCTCGACATCGACGCCCGCGCCGGCGCACTGCTGATCGCCGAGCTCGCCGAGCGCCTGGAGCGCCGCGGCGGCCACGGCGGCCGGATCGTGACGCTCACCTCCGGTGGCGAGCGCGGCTTCCCCGGCGAGGTCTCCTACGGCGCCGCCAAGGCCGCCCTGGTGAACTACACGATCTCCGCATCGCTCGAGCTCAGCCCCCTCGGCGTCACCGCCAACGCGGTCCATCCGCCCGTCACCGACACCGGCTGGGTCACCGACGACGTCCGCGAGTTCGTCGCCGCGGACGACGCCTTCTTCGACGTCGCCCGCCCCGACGAGGTCGCCGACCTCGTCTCCTACCTCGTCTCCCCCGCCGGCCGCCGCGTCACTGGCAACGTTCTCCGCATGGCCTGA
- the nucS gene encoding endonuclease NucS, producing the protein MRLVIARCSVDYTGRLSAHLPLATRLLLVKADGSVLVHSDGGSYKPLNWMSPPCILSTGEPDEDARAAGVQEQWTVTHRKTGDALVVSIHEVLHDSAHELGVDPGLIKDGVEAHLQRLLAEQIDLLGEGHTLVRREYMTAIGPVDILARDSSGASVAVEIKRRGEIDGVEQLTRYLELMNRDPHLSPVTGVFAAQEIKPQARTLAQDRGIRCVVLDYESMRGVDDSHTRLF; encoded by the coding sequence GTGCGTCTCGTCATCGCGCGCTGCTCCGTCGACTACACCGGCCGTCTCAGCGCCCACCTCCCCCTCGCCACCCGACTGCTGCTGGTCAAGGCCGACGGCAGCGTCCTCGTGCACTCGGACGGCGGCTCCTACAAGCCGCTGAACTGGATGAGCCCCCCGTGCATCCTCAGCACCGGCGAGCCCGACGAGGACGCCCGCGCGGCCGGCGTCCAGGAGCAGTGGACGGTCACCCACCGCAAGACCGGCGACGCCCTCGTCGTCTCGATCCACGAGGTCCTGCACGATTCCGCGCACGAGCTCGGGGTCGATCCCGGCCTGATCAAGGACGGCGTCGAGGCGCACCTGCAGCGCCTCCTGGCCGAGCAGATCGATCTGCTCGGCGAGGGCCACACCCTCGTCCGGCGCGAGTACATGACGGCGATCGGACCGGTCGACATCCTCGCCCGCGATTCGAGCGGCGCCTCCGTGGCGGTCGAGATCAAGCGCCGCGGAGAGATCGACGGCGTCGAGCAGCTGACCCGCTATCTCGAGCTGATGAATCGCGATCCGCACCTCTCTCCGGTCACCGGAGTCTTCGCGGCGCAGGAGATCAAGCCGCAGGCGAGGACCCTCGCGCAGGACCGCGGAATCCGCTGCGTCGTGCTCGATTACGAGTCGATGCGCGGCGTCGACGATTCGCACACCCGCCTCTTCTAG
- a CDS encoding histone-like nucleoid-structuring protein Lsr2, with the protein MAQKITLVDDIDGTPIDSGDGGTVRFSIDGANYEIDLGPDNIAELHSVLEKFVSNGRRVGSRPAAATSVASASKSDPKQLKAVREWANANGHQVSDRGRIPAEVQAAYAAAHK; encoded by the coding sequence GTGGCCCAGAAGATCACGCTTGTCGACGATATCGACGGAACCCCTATCGACTCCGGGGACGGCGGCACCGTCCGCTTCAGCATCGACGGAGCCAACTACGAGATCGACCTCGGTCCGGACAACATCGCCGAGCTGCACTCCGTGCTCGAGAAGTTCGTCTCGAACGGCCGTCGCGTCGGCTCGCGCCCCGCTGCCGCGACCTCGGTCGCCTCGGCGTCGAAGAGCGACCCCAAGCAGCTCAAGGCCGTCCGCGAGTGGGCGAACGCCAACGGACACCAGGTGTCCGACCGCGGTCGCATCCCCGCCGAGGTCCAGGCGGCCTACGCCGCCGCTCACAAGTAG